The genomic region TCCACAAAAGTAGAACCATCCTTCACCATCATGACACGGCATTGGTATTCACCTTCACCAGCGAGTTCAACACCAGATCCACTGACTTTCGGGTCTGACAACTGAATTGCAAAATCTGCTACACCCAGCTTATCCAACTGCACACTCTTATAGAAGTGAGGTGGAAATTGCCCGATTACTCGTTCTTGCTTATACGGTTCGGAATTGTCATAAGCTTTGCGGCCGTTTTTGTACACCTGATCAATAGAGAGTTCCTCCAGGTTGGATAGTAACACATAATCGGCCACTTTGCCTGGGGCCACGCTGCCACGATCGGTCATTTTCATCCGCGAAGCAGGGGTAGAGGTTGCTGCATAGATTGCATCTTCAGGACGCATCCCCATCTGAATTGCTTTGCGTACGATATGATTCAGATGACCATGCTCCACCAGTGAATCCGGCATCACATCATCCGTTACAAAGCAGAAATGCTGCGCCACATCATGTTGAATCAGGTACTCCATGACTTCCGGGGTCATCGATTTCTCCTGAATTTCAATAAACATACCTGCCGCAATCCGCGCCTGTAATCCCTCAATGCTCTGATGGGTATGATCGGAATCGATACCTGCGTAGATCAGTCGATGCAGATCGAGTCCAAGCAGTTTCGGTGTGTGACCTTCTATCACAAGATCAGGATAGTTTTTGCGAATATGCTGTAAAATCTGGTTCGTCTTGCACTCTGGATCACGGATGACATCGACATAGTTCATGATCTCGCCCAGACAGATGATCTCGCCAGTCGCGAGCAACACATCCATATCTTCAATCTCAATCGAACCACCTGTTGTCTCCATCGGGGTCGCTGGAACCGAGCTTGGGATCGCATAGAACATGTCCACGGTCGTCTCCCGACTCGCAGCCATCATCTCCTGCACACCTTCCAGCCCGAAGACATTTGCCATCTCATGAGGTTCAGCTACAATGGACGTTACCCCGCAGCCAATCAGACCATGAGAGAAGGTTTCCGGTGTCACCATCGTACTTTCGATATGCAGATGGATATCGATCAAGCCAGGAATCATGTATCTTCCCCGCGCATCGATGACTTCATCTGCCTGAATCAACTCAGGTCCGCCGGGTCCAACATATAGGAATCTGCCGTCCAACACAGCTACGTTGTTCATTTCAAACCGTTTATAATAACTGTTATACACATGTACATTCATAATTAGTTGATCTGCACGCATGGGGCATAATCTCCTTCTTCACAAACATTTCACCGCGATTCGGACTGGACAATGAACCTGTACTTTAATCTGATGCAATGCACTTGATTGCGTACCACTGCCTCGTCCGGAATCATCGTATGAATTGTCTTCTTTACTGCTCTTATTTCCTCAAGCTACTCCCTACATTTACGACTACTCTACCAATACAAGCTTGTCCTGTGGGAAAATCAGGCTAACACGCTGCCCACTAAGGTACGGTGTTTCCATCTCCTGATTTGCTGTGAAATCACCGAGTTCCGTCTCAATTACATACTGATAGCTGCGTCCCAGATACGTGCTGACTTTGATAATCCCCGGCAAAGCATTCACCACATCCGCAGAAGTATCTCCACTAACGATCAGATCATCCGGGCGAATCGCGCCTTTACGAGCACCGGGACGTGCTGTTCCAGGATGAGCTGTTGCCGTAAACGTGCGGCCACCTGCATGCAATGTGATGAGTTCACCTGCATCGCTGCGATCCGCAAATTCAATGAAATTATGGAACCCGATAAACCGTGCGACAAACTCCGTTGCCGGATATTTAAAAATCGTTTCCGGGCGGTCGAGCTGCTCGACCAAGCCTTTGTTCATAATCGCTACCTGATCCGAGATCGAGAAGCACTCTTCCTGGTCATGAGAGACATACAGCGTTGTAATGCCCAGCTCTTGCTGAATGCGGCGAATCTCCACCCGCATGTTGAGGCGCAGGTTGGCATCCAGGTTACTGAGTGGTTCGTCAAAGAGGAGCAGATCAGGCTCAATCACCAATGCGCGGGCAATCGCCACACGCTGACGCTGTCCACCAGACAGTTCTTGTGGAAAACGTTTCTCAAATCCATTCAGGTTAACGACTTCCAGGATTCGCATCACACGGGAAGAGATATCCTTGTCTTTCACCTTGCGCATCCGCAGGCCAAAGGCCACGTTGTCATAGACAGACAGATGCGGGAATAACGCATAACTCTGAAATACAAATCCGAAGTTCCGCTTGTTCGCCGGAACCTTCGTATAATCCTTGCCGCCGAACATAAACTTGCCCTGTGATGCTTCCAGAAATCCGGCGATGAGGCGCAGCGTAGTTGTTTTGCCGCAACCGCTCGGTCCGAGCAGGGAGAGCAGTTTACCTTTTTCCAGCTCCAACTGAAAATCCTTCAGGATTGTCTGCTTATCGTATGCCACGGATACGTGGTCTAATGTCAGCAATGCCATAGCGTTCTGCGCCTCCAATTAACGTTTAGTAAAGTATGAAAATCCGCCCATGATCCGTTCGATCACGAACATTAAGAGTCCGGTCAGTACCATCAAAAGCACGGAAATCGCTGCAATCGTTGGGTCAAAATAATTCTCCACATACGTCAGCATCTGGATCGGTAATGTGCTTACCCCTGGTCCGGTCATAAACACCGAGATGTCCACGTTGTTGAAGGACTCCAAGAAGGCAATCAACACCGCGGCGATAATTCCTGAGCGGATGTTAGGAAGCACGATCGTGAAGAACGTTCTTACCCGTCCCGCACCAAGACTCAGCGCAGCTTCTTCCACTGCAAAGTCAAAGCTCGACAGACTCGACGCGATAACTCGAATGATAAATGGAAGCATGATAATCGTATGACCAATCAACAATCCGAGGTACATCGGCAGATGGTAGATTACGATCAGGTATTTCATCAATGTAAAACCAAGCACGATTCCCGGAATCAGTACCGGGGACAGGAACAGTGCGTTCAGCACGGACTTGCCTTTGAAATCGTAACGACTAAGTGCATACGCAGCCGGAACTCCGAGCACCAGTGCCAACAGGTTCCCCAACAGGGAAATGATAATGGACGTCTGGAATGTGCGGAGGAAACCGCCTGTGTTGAAAATATTCTCATACCAGCGGAGGGAGAACCCTTCCGGCGGAAATTTGAGTACCGTTCCCGGTTCAAACGAAGTGACCGATATGATCAGAAGCGGGCCCAGCAGAAAGATAAAGACCAGCAGACTGAACAGGCCCAGCCCGATATGTTTCTCCCGCATATGTCTACCCCTTCGGATTTAAAGTTTTGGCCATTTTGTTCATGACACCGACGACGACAAATGTAATCACAATCATAATCGCGGCAACAACCGAGGCCAGATACCAGTCGTTGAGGGTCATGGCGTTCTGATACAGGAACGTAGCAATTACACGCTGCTTGCCTCCAAGGAGGGCAGGTGTGGTATACGCCGTTAGGCTTCCGACAAAGACAAGCACGGCTCCGATCACAAGTCCTGGCACAGCCAGTGGGAACACGACCCGGCGGAATGCCGTAATGCGCGATGCACCCAGACTTTGTGCTGCTTTGAGCAGGTCACCGTCAATGTTCTCAAGTACACCGACCAGAGAGATAATCATCAGTGGCAGGAACAGATGCGTCAGACCAATCATCATCGCTGCCGGCGTGTACAGAATATCCAGCGGCTTGTCCACGATGCCCAGGCCAACAAGGGTGTTATTGATCAACCCTTTGCGTCCAAGAATGATCATCCAGCTGAACGAGCGCACGACCGGGCTCGTCAGCAGTGGGAAGATCGCCAGTGCCAGCAAAATGCCTTTGCGGCGCGGTGCTTTCTGCGAAATATAATAAGCTGTCGGGAATCCGAGCACCACACAGACGATGGTGGTGACCACGCTGACTTGCAGCGTCGTAAGCAATATTTTCAAAAAGTATGGGTCTCTGAAAAAATGCATGTATCCTTCAAACGTGAAGGAGTTTTCTTGGAAAAACGTCGACCCGATCGTCAGGACAATCGGAATGATCATAAATGCCGCCAAAAACACGAATCCCGGCAGCAATAGCCAGTAGATTACTGATTTCTTCATCGCGATACTCCTGACTTGTAAATTTAATTCGAGATTGATACTTGAGTACTCCGATTGCAGTACCGTCCTTCGATCCCTGTTATCCCCCGATTTATTGATTCACTTTCATAGGTAAAAATCGGGGGATAAAGGGGAACGCTTCGCTTCTCCAGATCGGTTCTGCACTCTCCGCAATCGTATAAATATCTAATTGGGGCAGAGCAACTACGCGTTTAACGCGTTGATAAACAGTTCAAGGAATGCTTCTGCGTCTACGGTTTCGCAGACGAGGGTATTGGGTTGCTCGCCCAGACGGTTTTGGAAGTCGCATATCATCTGGCCATCGCACAAGCGGCTGGCGGTTTCGACATCGACATAATACGATTTGCGTCCTACCAGTTCCGGGGCAAGGGCTACGCCCACGGCTAATGGATCATGTAACGCGCAAGCGCGGACACCGTTCATTTGTTCATAACGGTTGATGTAAATCTCCGTGCTCTGAGCCACGTACGCGCGCAGTGCAGGATCAGTGAGACGCTCAATCGTTGCTTCATTCAGCAGCGTTTGACGCGTTACATCCAGTCCCACTTGGGTAAGCTTCTCGATGCCTGCATGCAGTACGATGCGTGCGGCCTCTGGATCAGCGTATGTGTTGTACTCGGCGGTTGGTGTAATGTTGCCATGTCCGCGAACCACACCACCCATGAAGATGACTTCCTTCAATAAAGAAGGTAATTCAGGACACTTCATCA from Paenibacillus sp. FSL R5-0341 harbors:
- a CDS encoding ABC transporter permease; protein product: MREKHIGLGLFSLLVFIFLLGPLLIISVTSFEPGTVLKFPPEGFSLRWYENIFNTGGFLRTFQTSIIISLLGNLLALVLGVPAAYALSRYDFKGKSVLNALFLSPVLIPGIVLGFTLMKYLIVIYHLPMYLGLLIGHTIIMLPFIIRVIASSLSSFDFAVEEAALSLGAGRVRTFFTIVLPNIRSGIIAAVLIAFLESFNNVDISVFMTGPGVSTLPIQMLTYVENYFDPTIAAISVLLMVLTGLLMFVIERIMGGFSYFTKR
- a CDS encoding ABC transporter ATP-binding protein — encoded protein: MALLTLDHVSVAYDKQTILKDFQLELEKGKLLSLLGPSGCGKTTTLRLIAGFLEASQGKFMFGGKDYTKVPANKRNFGFVFQSYALFPHLSVYDNVAFGLRMRKVKDKDISSRVMRILEVVNLNGFEKRFPQELSGGQRQRVAIARALVIEPDLLLFDEPLSNLDANLRLNMRVEIRRIQQELGITTLYVSHDQEECFSISDQVAIMNKGLVEQLDRPETIFKYPATEFVARFIGFHNFIEFADRSDAGELITLHAGGRTFTATAHPGTARPGARKGAIRPDDLIVSGDTSADVVNALPGIIKVSTYLGRSYQYVIETELGDFTANQEMETPYLSGQRVSLIFPQDKLVLVE
- a CDS encoding nucleoside hydrolase codes for the protein MNRIILDVDTGIDDALAILLAVKSRKLDILGITTVCGNVSLQQATENTCKILELAGAPAIPVIAGAAGPLTRKSHYEHRVHGQDGLGGALPDPAVSKKAEEGFAPDFIVEQAKLYPGELTLIMTAPLTNLALALMKCPELPSLLKEVIFMGGVVRGHGNITPTAEYNTYADPEAARIVLHAGIEKLTQVGLDVTRQTLLNEATIERLTDPALRAYVAQSTEIYINRYEQMNGVRACALHDPLAVGVALAPELVGRKSYYVDVETASRLCDGQMICDFQNRLGEQPNTLVCETVDAEAFLELFINALNA
- a CDS encoding adenine deaminase C-terminal domain-containing protein, coding for MRADQLIMNVHVYNSYYKRFEMNNVAVLDGRFLYVGPGGPELIQADEVIDARGRYMIPGLIDIHLHIESTMVTPETFSHGLIGCGVTSIVAEPHEMANVFGLEGVQEMMAASRETTVDMFYAIPSSVPATPMETTGGSIEIEDMDVLLATGEIICLGEIMNYVDVIRDPECKTNQILQHIRKNYPDLVIEGHTPKLLGLDLHRLIYAGIDSDHTHQSIEGLQARIAAGMFIEIQEKSMTPEVMEYLIQHDVAQHFCFVTDDVMPDSLVEHGHLNHIVRKAIQMGMRPEDAIYAATSTPASRMKMTDRGSVAPGKVADYVLLSNLEELSIDQVYKNGRKAYDNSEPYKQERVIGQFPPHFYKSVQLDKLGVADFAIQLSDPKVSGSGVELAGEGEYQCRVMMVKDGSTFVEEHIAPIQSSDGELLWEESGYAQIATFERYGVNGNHAHGLIGGDTIKRGAIATTYSHDNHNLLVVGRNREDMILAANTVISSQGGFCVVEDGKVLSHLELPVGGILTEEPLAVVSHQVKELRAAMLSLGYVHYNPIMSISTHSLAVSPALKITDHGLIDVNAGKVVSLIV
- a CDS encoding ABC transporter permease gives rise to the protein MKKSVIYWLLLPGFVFLAAFMIIPIVLTIGSTFFQENSFTFEGYMHFFRDPYFLKILLTTLQVSVVTTIVCVVLGFPTAYYISQKAPRRKGILLALAIFPLLTSPVVRSFSWMIILGRKGLINNTLVGLGIVDKPLDILYTPAAMMIGLTHLFLPLMIISLVGVLENIDGDLLKAAQSLGASRITAFRRVVFPLAVPGLVIGAVLVFVGSLTAYTTPALLGGKQRVIATFLYQNAMTLNDWYLASVVAAIMIVITFVVVGVMNKMAKTLNPKG